The genome window CTTCGCGGTAGGCCATTCCGAGGACACGTAGTGCCGCGCCTGCCATGCTCTCATTGGCTGCCATCACTTTCTGCCGCAGCGTTCCAGTGAAAGGTACGACTTTGCCTTCCCACAAAATATAACTGCAGTGTCCGATCAACACATCCGGTGCACCTTTGGTGTAGATCATTCGACCTCCCTGATGATGAACCAGGACCGACATGCGTTTGCGCTCCGAATCAAACGGGAACTCCTGCTCCCGGGCATACAGCTCTTTGAGGCCAGCAGGAGTAAGCCCCATTTTGGAGGACAGTGTGACGAGCGCCCCCTCCGTCGGATCTCCCTTCAACTCCCAGAATACATTTTCTCGCTTAACCGTTTCTTCTTGGAAATCATCTTTTTTGGTATTTTTCTTGCCGTCCTTTTTGTTATCCCTGCCCTTTTTCTTGCTTCCAGACTCGTTTGCAATGGTCTCCACAATACTTGCATTGTTGCATAGCGCACTAATCTGAAGCATTCTGCGTAGCGACTGGTCACTCTTCAGTTCCACCGTTCGGCCGTTCTCCAGCATCTGCCCTTCAGGTGCATAACCATCCCCGGTAACCTTGATGCTGCGACCCTCCAGCCATACATCCGTTACTGTCATCTTGTTCTGAGTGAGCGTACCTGTCTTGTCCGAACAGATTACGGATGCACAGCCAAGGGTTTCGACAGAAGGCAGTTTGCGTACAATGGCTTTACGTTTGATCATACGCTGCACGCCTAGTGCGAGTGCAATGGTTACAATGGCCGGCAGACCCTCTGGTATGGCAGCCACCGCAAGGCTGACCCCTGCCAGGAACATGCCAACGGCTGGTTGTCCGTGCAATATGCCGGCGACGACAACCATAATGGTTAATCCCAATGCGACAAAAATCAGAATTTTGCCCAGTTGTTCCAACCTGTGCTGTAAGGGTGTTTCCTGCTCCTCCGTATTCTGGATCAGATCGGCGATTTTGCCCATCTCCGTCTCCATACCTGTACGGATAACCACACCTTTGGCCGTACCACGAGTGACCATGGTGCCCATAAAACCAATATTCTTCTGATCACCAAGCGGAACGTCCTCATCGGCAATCGGAAGGCAATGTTTGCTTACGGGAACCGATTCCCCGGTAAGAGCAGACTCCTCCACATCCAGGCTGTTCGTTTGCAGCCAGCGCACATCAGCAGGAATGCGGTCCCCACTCTCTACCATGACGATATCCCCAGGGACAAGTTGTTTGGCTGCAAGGTGTACTTCCTGGCCTGAACGAAGCACTTTGGCGAGAGGTGCAGACAACTGTTTTAATGCACGAAGTGATCGTTCAGCTCGGAATTCCTGTACAAACCCCAGAATGGCATTCAGTACGATAATGGCCACAATCGTTACCGCATCCAGATACTCACCCAGCAATCCGGATACCAACGTTGCTCCCATCAACACCAGCACCATAAAATCCTTGAACTGATTCAAGAGCAATGTAATCGGAGATATACGTTGCCCCTCGCTCAGCTCATTCGAACCGACCACTTTCCTCTTCTCTGCTACAGCTTCATCCGTCAATCCTTCCTGCGGGCTGACGCCAAGAGTGTTACGAAGCTCTTCATCACTAAGTTGATGCCACTTGGTATGTTCCATGCTTCATGTTTCCCTCCCAGTCTGTATTTCATCTGCTAAATAAGCTCACATGCTTCACCGGCGTGCTGGTCGACAGGCTGTACACAATGCCGGACAAACTACCTGCTCTATATGTATTCGGACAGGTCTGTGATTAGCACCCGGAAGGTGAATCCTTTCCCTGATGGACAGAATAGGCTAAAATAAAGGTCTGCGATGTTCTGCGCAGTACCATGTTCAGTGTTCAACAGGTAAGCAACGAAGAATCTGCATCCGGTCCTTGTTTTTTTACATATCTGGTTGCACGTTTCAGTTATATAGATGAAGCATTGCGCATGACAAATGCAGGTGCTCGATAGAGAGAGGAAGTGGAAAAAATGGCATTGGACGGCATCGTAACACGGGCCATTGTTCATGAATTGCAAGGCTGCATTGGTGGACGTATCAGCAAAATCCATCAGCCGAATGGTCATGACGTAGTTCTCACACTGCGAGCTCAACGCGGTAATAGTAAATTGCTTGTTTCGGCAAGCCCAACATATCCCCGTGTGCATTTTACGGAAAAAACATTCCTTAATCCTACGGAAGCACCCATGTTCTGCATGCTGCTCCGCAAGCACTGTGAAGGTGCAATCATTGAGGAGATCCGTCAGATTGGCATGGAACGTATCATCCACATCGATGTGCGCCAACGCGACGAATTGGGGGATGTTTCGGTTAAACGGATCATCATTGAATTAATGGGTCGTCACAGTAACATTATTTTGCTTGATCCCGTTACAGGAACGATTCTGGATGGCATTCATCATGTGACTCCGTCCATCAGCAGCTACCGGGTAATCATGCCAGGTTTCGCGTATACTGCCCCACCTGAGCAACATAAGAGTAATCCGCTCGAAGTGAGCCGTACAGCATTCGAGGACAGCTATCAAGCCGTTGAAGAAGAGGCATCACGCTGGCTTGTGAACTCCTTTAGCGGGCTTAGCCCGTTAATTGCTGGCGAGATTGCTGCCCGTGGGATTGCTGCTGAAGGCAAAGGGAACACTCAGGCTGTGGTTGAGGGTGAGAGCCGAGTTGAGATTGATGCGCTCTGGAACGCTTTTGAAGCCGTGATGGGTCCTGTCAGAGATCATCGCTACACGCCTGTAACTGGAATGAACGCCAAAGGCAAAATGATATTCTCCGCCGTTCATCTTGAGAGCATTCAAGACTTGGAGAAAACGTATGACACGATGAGCAAGTGCATGGAAGATTATTATGGAGACAAGGCTGAACGGGATACGGTTAAACAGCGAGTAAGTGATCTGCTCCGTTTTCTGCAAAATGAGCGAAGCAAGAATATCAAAAAGCTGGACAACCTGAACAAGGATCTGCTGGAAGCAGACGATGCGGACAAGTTCAGACTATGGGGTGAGTTGCTGTTTGCCTCCCTGCATC of Paenibacillus sp. FSL R5-0517 contains these proteins:
- a CDS encoding cation-translocating P-type ATPase; translated protein: MEHTKWHQLSDEELRNTLGVSPQEGLTDEAVAEKRKVVGSNELSEGQRISPITLLLNQFKDFMVLVLMGATLVSGLLGEYLDAVTIVAIIVLNAILGFVQEFRAERSLRALKQLSAPLAKVLRSGQEVHLAAKQLVPGDIVMVESGDRIPADVRWLQTNSLDVEESALTGESVPVSKHCLPIADEDVPLGDQKNIGFMGTMVTRGTAKGVVIRTGMETEMGKIADLIQNTEEQETPLQHRLEQLGKILIFVALGLTIMVVVAGILHGQPAVGMFLAGVSLAVAAIPEGLPAIVTIALALGVQRMIKRKAIVRKLPSVETLGCASVICSDKTGTLTQNKMTVTDVWLEGRSIKVTGDGYAPEGQMLENGRTVELKSDQSLRRMLQISALCNNASIVETIANESGSKKKGRDNKKDGKKNTKKDDFQEETVKRENVFWELKGDPTEGALVTLSSKMGLTPAGLKELYAREQEFPFDSERKRMSVLVHHQGGRMIYTKGAPDVLIGHCSYILWEGKVVPFTGTLRQKVMAANESMAGAALRVLGMAYREVRPEEKVADEHAAESQLIFVGLTGMIDPPRREVRDAIATCRKAGIRTVMITGDHGTTAEAIAHQLGILPRGGASLSGQQLAGMTDEQLDKQVEGIYVFSRVSPEHKLRIVKSLQRKGHVVAMTGDGVNDAPAIKAADIGIAMGITGTDVTKEASALILSDDNFSTIVAAIEEGRNIYENIRKFIRYLLASNVGEILTMFFAMMMGLPLPLVPIQILWVNLVTDGLPAMALGVDQPEKDLMEHKPRGAKENIFARRLGWKIVSRGVLIGLCTLGAFWLTLQAAPDNPGQLIKAQSVAFATLVLAQLIHVFDCRSSRSIFHRNPLQNKYLVLAVISSVVLMLVVMYVEPLQPIFKTVPLGLREWAICIVAAGIPTFLMGAGSVWGGRRNRRRMGGSGRFVPKSTKFSA
- a CDS encoding NFACT RNA binding domain-containing protein; this translates as MALDGIVTRAIVHELQGCIGGRISKIHQPNGHDVVLTLRAQRGNSKLLVSASPTYPRVHFTEKTFLNPTEAPMFCMLLRKHCEGAIIEEIRQIGMERIIHIDVRQRDELGDVSVKRIIIELMGRHSNIILLDPVTGTILDGIHHVTPSISSYRVIMPGFAYTAPPEQHKSNPLEVSRTAFEDSYQAVEEEASRWLVNSFSGLSPLIAGEIAARGIAAEGKGNTQAVVEGESRVEIDALWNAFEAVMGPVRDHRYTPVTGMNAKGKMIFSAVHLESIQDLEKTYDTMSKCMEDYYGDKAERDTVKQRVSDLLRFLQNERSKNIKKLDNLNKDLLEADDADKFRLWGELLFASLHQVHKGDKSVELVNFYDEDQANITIQLDPLLTPSDNAQRYFKRYNKYKNSLAVIHEQLGKTKDEIDYLDNLLQQLSIASMNDIEEIRDELVQQGYLRDRNKKGKKKKKSDRPTVHQFTSSEGIDILVGKNNLQNEYVTNRLASSNDTWLHTKDIPGSHVVIRSTDFGEATLEEAAQLAAYFSQAKESSSVPVDYTFIRHVRKPSGAKPGFVIYDHQKTLFVTPNDELIKSLPSTIKNG